In Meleagris gallopavo isolate NT-WF06-2002-E0010 breed Aviagen turkey brand Nicholas breeding stock chromosome 2, Turkey_5.1, whole genome shotgun sequence, the following are encoded in one genomic region:
- the LOC100541189 gene encoding protein FAM98A: protein MLCVNAPPKKAQEGGGSEVFQELKGICIALGMSKPPANITMFQFFSGIEKKLKETLAKVPPNHVGKPLLKKQLGPAHWEKIEAINQAIVNEYEVRRKLLVKRLDVTVQSFGWSDRAKSQTEKLAKVYQPKRALLSTKCTISVANLLAARQDLSKIMRTSSGSIREKTACAINKVLMGRVPDRGGRPNEIEPPPPEMPPWQKRPEAGPQQSGGRGGRGGYESSYGGRGGYDHGGHSHGGHERGGRGGYDSSYGGRGGHERGGHDQGGHDRGGRGGRGGGYDHGGRGGGRGNKLQGGWTDGGGGGYQDGNYRDSNYRDAGFQTGGYHGGGGGGGGGGGYQGGGYGGYQSSSYTGSGYQGGGGYQQDNRYQDGGSHSDRGGGRGGGRGGRGGRGGRGGQGGGWGGRGGQNYNPGGQFEQHFQHGGYQYNQSGFGQGRHFTS from the exons ATGCTGTGTGTGAATGCCCCTCCTAAAAAAGCACAGGAAGGAGGTGGCAGTGAAGTCTTTCAGGAGCTAAAAGGCATATGTATTGCTTTAGGCATGTCCAAGCCTCCAGCCAACATAACGATGTTCCAGTTCTTCAGTGgaattgaaaaaaaa CTGAAAGAAACCCTAGCAAAGGTTCCACCTAATCATGTTGGAAAACCTCTCTTGAAGAAGCAGCTGGGACCAGCTCACTGG gaaaaaattgAAGCAATTAATCAAGCCATAGTCAACGAATACGAAGTCCGAAGAAAACTGTTAGTCAAACGTTTGGATGTTACTGTGCAGTCCTTTGGCTGGTCAGATAGAGCTAAG AGTCAGACAGAAAAGCTGGCTAAAGTCTACCAGCCAAAACGTGCCCTCTTATCCACTAAGTGCACTATTTCTGTTGCAAATCTCTTGGCAGCTCGGCAAGATCTGTCAAAAATTATGAGAACAAGCAGCGGATCCATCCGAGAGAAGACTGCGTGTGCCATTAATAAG GTGCTTATGGGTAGAGTGCCTGACAGAGGAGGAAGGCCCAATGAAATTGAACCGCCACCTCCTGAGATGCCACCCTGGCAGAAGAGACCAGAGGCTGGTCCACAACAAAGTGGTGGCCGAGGAGGAAGAGGTGGCTATGAATCCTCATATGGAGGGCGAGGAGGTTATGACCATGGGGGTCATAGCCATGGTGGTCATGAgcgaggaggaagaggaggctaTGACTCATCATATGGAGGACGAGGAGGCCATGAACGAGGAGGTCATGATCAAGGAGGCCATGATCGAGGAGGGCGAGGAGGACGTGGGGGCGGCTATGATCATGGTGGCAGAGGAGGTGGAAGAGGAAACAAACTCCAAGGAGGGTGGACAGATGGTGGAGGTGGTGGCTACCAGGATGGCAACTACAGGGATAGCAACTACAGAGATGCAGGTTTTCAAACGGGTGGCTACCATGgcggtggtggtggtggtggcggcggcggcggctaCCAAGGAGGAGGCTATGGTGGCTACCAGTCATCTTCATACACAGGAAGTGGCTACCAAGGGGGTGGTGGCTACCAGCAAGACAACAGATACCAAGATGGTGGGTCCCACAGTGACCGAGGGGGTGGGCGTGGAGGAGGGAGGGGTGGCCGTGGTGGTCGTGGTGGCCGTGGAGGTCAAGGAGGAGGCTGGGGAGGCAGAGGTGGACAGAATTATAATCCAGGGGGGCAATTTGAGCAGCACTTCCAGCATGGAGGCTATCAGTATAATCAGTCTGGTTTTGGACAAGGAAGGCACTTCACAAGCTGA